A window of the Cystobacter fuscus genome harbors these coding sequences:
- a CDS encoding AAA family ATPase, with protein MENYRCFEQAVIEPGSLALLVGPNGAGKSTVFDALWNIRQLVITGGSASELFPDATRMRWGRQSRQRFELGFRGPDGDYTYRLVIRHGKGAQSGQLEREEILYEQQPLYSFSREEVSLHAHDKSPAHRFPAGTKLSPLSNLPLQVRSKRLDWLTDRISRIWVFRQVPPFKFKACRVMALGFPFLSFSREVGSNEHPARTGGGALRGVEGLQLFPRVPGEMWMRAPCSCSLTRIRSRREEGSRRSTSAFATRTRSHERKERGLRSGFRSASSKPGFIS; from the coding sequence ATGGAAAACTACCGCTGCTTCGAGCAGGCCGTCATCGAGCCGGGCTCGCTTGCCCTGCTTGTTGGCCCGAACGGAGCAGGGAAGAGCACTGTATTCGATGCACTCTGGAACATCCGCCAACTCGTCATCACCGGGGGAAGCGCCTCGGAACTTTTTCCCGACGCAACACGGATGCGCTGGGGGCGCCAGAGCAGGCAACGATTCGAGCTCGGTTTCCGTGGACCTGATGGGGACTACACGTATCGCCTCGTCATCCGCCATGGGAAGGGCGCGCAAAGCGGTCAGCTCGAACGCGAGGAGATTCTGTACGAGCAGCAACCGCTCTACTCCTTCTCTCGGGAAGAGGTCTCGCTCCATGCACATGACAAATCCCCGGCACACCGTTTTCCGGCGGGAACCAAGCTCTCGCCGCTTTCGAACCTGCCACTTCAAGTTCGTTCGAAGCGCCTGGACTGGTTGACGGACCGGATTTCCCGTATCTGGGTCTTCCGTCAAGTGCCTCCGTTCAAGTTCAAGGCGTGCCGGGTGATGGCGCTGGGCTTCCCGTTCCTGAGCTTCTCGCGCGAGGTTGGCTCGAATGAGCATCCGGCGCGTACAGGTGGTGGTGCTTTGCGAGGGGTTGAAGGACTACAACTTTTCCCGCGGGTGCCTGGTGAGATGTGGATGCGCGCGCCCTGCTCGTGCTCGTTGACGCGGATACGGAGCCGGAGGGAGGAAGGGAGCAGGCGCTCGACAAGCGCCTTCGCGACGCGGACCAGGAGCCACGAAAGAAAGGAGAGAGGATTGCGCTCTGGGTTCCGAAGCGCCAGCTCGAAACCTGGATTCATTTCCTGA
- a CDS encoding cupin domain-containing protein, translated as MFHLDRHFSLGGALFTLDGILEAFGGSPAASGLLKRSTSLPEALDGQAMVVYSPRRRVDESLLRPLGDPEDMGGEVLEGDPVLSARIDFSEQGMMAGIFKATTGKVRIHFPFTEHATILDGEVTLTDETKQTRTLKKGDSYFIRQGQTVVWDVKGKHVIKSFFNITR; from the coding sequence ATGTTTCATCTCGATCGTCATTTTTCGTTGGGGGGGGCGCTGTTCACGCTCGATGGGATTCTGGAGGCCTTTGGTGGAAGCCCCGCGGCGTCGGGCTTGCTCAAACGGTCCACGTCCTTGCCCGAGGCGCTCGACGGACAGGCGATGGTCGTCTACTCGCCGCGGCGGCGCGTGGACGAATCGCTCCTGCGCCCGCTGGGGGACCCGGAGGACATGGGGGGCGAGGTCCTCGAAGGCGATCCCGTCCTCTCCGCCCGGATCGACTTCAGCGAGCAGGGCATGATGGCTGGCATCTTCAAGGCGACCACCGGGAAGGTGAGGATCCACTTCCCCTTCACCGAACACGCCACGATCCTCGATGGGGAAGTCACCCTCACCGATGAGACGAAGCAGACCCGCACCTTGAAGAAGGGTGACAGCTACTTCATCCGCCAGGGGCAGACCGTTGTCTGGGATGTCAAGGGCAAGCACGTCATCAAGAGCTTCTTCAACATCACCCGGTGA